The Pseudolabrys sp. FHR47 genome contains a region encoding:
- a CDS encoding ABC transporter ATP-binding protein, with protein MAADATHLIAVRDLAASYGHIEALRPTSLHVAPGEFVTILGPNGAGKTTLLRAITRLIASKGQIMFNGRDVTGLKTHDLAELGIIMVMEGRGLFGDMSVRENLQLGAYKLSGSPADMDRRLDKVFALFPRLKERIDQTASSMSGGEQQMLAVGRALMAEPKLLILDEPSLGLAPRVATEILSTLGALNKEGLGILLVEQKAPLALKLAQRVYILSSGSVRAELPTHEIKSHHDLARYYFS; from the coding sequence ATGGCGGCTGACGCGACCCATCTGATCGCCGTCCGCGATCTGGCGGCCAGCTACGGGCACATCGAGGCTCTGCGACCAACGAGCCTCCATGTGGCGCCGGGCGAGTTCGTCACGATCCTCGGGCCGAACGGCGCGGGCAAGACCACGTTGCTCCGCGCCATCACCCGGCTGATCGCCAGTAAGGGGCAGATCATGTTCAACGGGCGGGACGTCACCGGCCTGAAGACGCATGATCTCGCCGAGCTCGGCATCATTATGGTGATGGAGGGTCGTGGCCTGTTCGGCGACATGAGCGTGCGGGAGAATCTGCAGCTCGGCGCCTACAAACTGTCGGGCTCGCCGGCCGATATGGACCGGCGGCTCGACAAGGTCTTCGCTCTCTTTCCGCGTCTGAAAGAGCGTATCGATCAGACCGCGTCGTCGATGTCCGGCGGCGAGCAGCAGATGCTCGCCGTCGGCCGCGCCCTGATGGCGGAGCCGAAGCTGCTCATTCTCGACGAGCCGTCGCTTGGCCTTGCGCCGCGCGTCGCCACCGAAATTCTCTCGACGCTGGGAGCCCTCAACAAAGAGGGCCTCGGCATCCTGCTGGTCGAACAGAAGGCGCCGCTGGCGCTCAAGCTGGCCCAGCGCGTCTACATCCTTTCCTCTGGCAGCGTTCGCGCCGAATTGCCGACGCACGAGATCAAATCGCATCATGACCTCGCCCGCTATTACTTCAGCTAA
- a CDS encoding branched-chain amino acid ABC transporter permease: MTSPAITSAKPPGAAKFASRFDRFQVGLLVVAALLTCGALAYGGFLLTVMQLAMIYAIFCIGLNFFMGYTGQASFGQNAFACIGGYGSAILCVQYGLDPLLALIVSMVIAGLFALVIGYPTLRLRGHYLAMATFSLGLITYDISIHWTSVTQGYMGYAGIPPLGIGNFTIESEHWKLVALAVLVAFGFWLSLRMRDSRFGRGLRAISGSENGAAALGVRVSRYKLIAFVIAALYASAAGSLFAHTIGFISPEVFGPQMAVMTFTMLFVGGVGTIVGPIIGAVVTSLLQEVVRGSGHFQDIAYAVVLLVTLIYAPKGLSALGALFRRKKEEA, encoded by the coding sequence ATGACCTCGCCCGCTATTACTTCAGCTAAGCCGCCCGGCGCGGCCAAATTCGCCTCGCGGTTCGACCGCTTTCAGGTCGGCCTGCTGGTCGTCGCCGCACTGCTGACATGCGGCGCGCTGGCCTATGGCGGCTTCCTGCTGACCGTGATGCAGCTCGCGATGATCTACGCGATCTTCTGTATCGGCTTGAACTTCTTCATGGGCTACACGGGCCAGGCCTCGTTCGGCCAGAACGCCTTTGCCTGCATCGGCGGTTACGGCAGCGCCATTTTGTGCGTTCAGTACGGATTGGATCCGCTGCTGGCCCTGATTGTATCCATGGTGATTGCCGGCCTGTTCGCCCTTGTTATCGGCTATCCGACCTTGCGCCTGCGCGGTCACTATCTCGCCATGGCAACGTTCTCCCTCGGCCTCATCACCTACGACATTTCGATCCACTGGACGAGCGTCACGCAAGGCTACATGGGCTATGCCGGCATTCCGCCGCTGGGCATCGGCAATTTCACCATCGAGAGCGAGCACTGGAAGCTGGTGGCGCTCGCCGTGCTGGTTGCCTTCGGCTTCTGGCTGTCGCTGCGCATGCGCGATTCCCGCTTCGGCCGCGGTCTTCGTGCCATATCGGGCAGCGAGAACGGCGCCGCCGCGCTCGGCGTGCGCGTGTCGCGCTATAAACTGATCGCCTTCGTCATCGCCGCGCTCTATGCCTCGGCCGCCGGTTCGCTGTTCGCGCACACGATCGGCTTCATCAGCCCCGAAGTGTTCGGCCCGCAGATGGCCGTCATGACCTTCACGATGCTCTTCGTCGGCGGCGTCGGGACCATCGTCGGCCCGATCATCGGCGCGGTCGTCACGTCGCTGTTGCAGGAAGTCGTCCGCGGCAGCGGCCATTTCCAGGACATCGCCTATGCCGTGGTGCTGCTGGTCACGCTGATCTACGCCCCCAAGGGGCTATCGGCGCTCGGCGCCCTGTTCCGCCGCAAGAAAGAGGAGGCCTGA
- a CDS encoding ABC transporter ATP-binding protein, which produces MSLLRVKGLTKRFGGLAANNDISLEVPQGSLFAVIGPNGAGKTTFFNMISGFLSSTAGSIEFDGRDVTRVPQYDIAAMGLVRTFQLVQLFKGMSVAENVEVGCHLATKGGVAASLFRPSWFRKQELEVRERAHELLEFVGLSAQAELDSELLPYGQQRLLEVARALAAKPKMLLLDEPAAGLNTQETEGLAHIIQKINAQGTTVLLIEHDVALVTRIAHRIAVLDFGKKIAEGTPDEIKAHPDVIAAYLGVEEVENA; this is translated from the coding sequence ATGTCACTCCTCAGGGTCAAGGGCCTCACCAAACGGTTCGGCGGTCTGGCTGCCAACAACGACATCAGTCTCGAAGTGCCGCAAGGCAGCTTGTTCGCGGTCATCGGTCCGAACGGCGCGGGCAAGACCACGTTCTTCAACATGATCTCCGGATTCCTGAGTTCGACGGCAGGCAGCATCGAATTCGACGGCCGCGACGTCACCAGGGTGCCGCAATACGATATTGCGGCGATGGGCCTCGTGCGCACCTTCCAGCTCGTGCAACTGTTCAAGGGCATGTCGGTGGCCGAGAATGTCGAAGTCGGCTGCCATCTGGCGACAAAAGGCGGCGTTGCCGCCTCGCTGTTCCGGCCCTCGTGGTTCCGCAAGCAGGAGCTCGAGGTGCGCGAGCGCGCCCATGAGTTGCTCGAATTCGTCGGCCTGTCGGCGCAGGCCGAACTCGATTCCGAACTCTTGCCTTACGGCCAGCAGCGTCTACTCGAGGTCGCACGGGCGCTGGCCGCCAAGCCGAAGATGCTGCTGCTCGACGAGCCGGCCGCCGGTCTCAATACGCAGGAGACCGAGGGCCTCGCGCACATCATCCAGAAGATCAATGCGCAGGGCACGACCGTGCTACTGATCGAGCACGACGTCGCGCTGGTCACCCGCATCGCGCATCGCATCGCCGTGCTCGATTTCGGCAAGAAGATCGCCGAAGGCACGCCCGACGAAATCAAGGCCCACCCGGACGTCATCGCCGCCTATCTGGGCGTGGAAGAGGTTGAAAATGCCTAG
- a CDS encoding branched-chain amino acid ABC transporter permease, with amino-acid sequence MPSAVELIQSLVNGIGVGLIYGLIAIGFSVIYNASGIVNFAQGVFVMLGGMFAHTLLVRYGLPIWLSAIIATFLVAAAGVLVQIFVINPMWRRNAPLFAIILATLAVQLLIEQIIILTLGDQPRTYPEFTPGGPLKVGAIAIPYQLFWVLGVGALLVYALTQFFNRTRMGRALRACAQNREAAALLGIPVERMLIVAFALSAGLGAIAGILITPTQYTAYLVGTPYGINGFIAAIIGGFGSPVAGLVGGILLGVIQSEAIVFFGAGFRNIISLSVLLIVLMYFPKGLFGGLEKKA; translated from the coding sequence ATGCCTAGCGCCGTCGAACTGATCCAGAGCCTTGTCAACGGCATCGGCGTCGGCCTCATCTATGGCCTGATCGCGATCGGCTTCTCCGTCATCTACAACGCCAGCGGCATCGTGAATTTCGCGCAGGGCGTGTTCGTCATGCTCGGCGGCATGTTCGCGCACACGCTGCTGGTGCGCTATGGCCTGCCGATCTGGCTATCGGCCATCATCGCCACCTTCCTGGTCGCGGCGGCCGGCGTGCTGGTGCAGATCTTCGTCATCAATCCGATGTGGCGCCGCAACGCGCCGCTATTCGCCATCATCTTGGCGACGCTCGCGGTGCAATTGCTGATCGAGCAAATCATCATCCTGACGCTCGGCGACCAGCCGCGCACCTACCCGGAATTCACGCCCGGCGGTCCGCTCAAGGTCGGCGCCATCGCCATCCCCTATCAATTGTTCTGGGTGCTCGGCGTCGGCGCTTTGCTGGTGTACGCGCTGACGCAATTCTTCAACCGCACCCGCATGGGCCGGGCGTTGCGCGCCTGCGCCCAGAACCGCGAGGCGGCGGCGCTGCTCGGCATCCCGGTCGAGCGGATGCTCATCGTCGCTTTCGCCCTGAGTGCCGGGCTCGGCGCCATCGCCGGCATCCTGATCACGCCGACGCAATACACCGCCTATCTCGTCGGCACGCCCTACGGCATCAACGGCTTCATCGCCGCCATCATCGGTGGCTTCGGCAGCCCGGTCGCCGGCCTTGTCGGCGGCATCCTGCTCGGCGTGATCCAGTCGGAAGCCATCGTCTTCTTCGGCGCCGGCTTCCGCAACATCATCTCGCTGTCGGTGCTGCTGATCGTGTTGATGTACTTCCCCAAGGGTCTGTTCGGCGGCCTTGAAAAAAAGGCCTAG
- a CDS encoding NAD(P)H-dependent oxidoreductase produces MNVLLVYAHPESTSFTAALKDTARDTLTAAGHHVEVSDLYAENFNPVAGRHDFTTVHDAKRFHYQNEQMHAHTHKGFAPDLAREQQRVLKADMIVWLFPIWWGGVPAIMKGWFERVMAFGFAYADGKRFDSGFFRHKIGMLCLTTGGTVERFSAGNVYGPVDQVLYPTQHLMVEYMGMKSYPPFVAYAAPRIDEAGRKAYLEQWSERLLEIVSENADREPVSA; encoded by the coding sequence ATGAATGTTCTGCTGGTCTACGCCCATCCCGAGTCGACCTCGTTCACGGCCGCGCTCAAGGATACGGCCCGCGACACGTTGACCGCGGCTGGCCACCACGTCGAGGTTTCCGATCTCTACGCCGAGAACTTCAATCCCGTGGCCGGCCGGCACGACTTTACGACCGTGCATGACGCCAAGCGGTTTCACTACCAGAACGAACAGATGCATGCGCACACCCATAAGGGCTTCGCGCCCGATCTCGCGCGCGAGCAGCAGCGTGTGCTCAAGGCCGACATGATCGTCTGGCTGTTCCCCATCTGGTGGGGCGGCGTGCCGGCGATCATGAAAGGCTGGTTCGAGCGCGTCATGGCCTTCGGCTTCGCTTATGCCGATGGCAAGCGCTTCGACAGTGGCTTCTTCCGGCACAAGATCGGCATGCTGTGCCTGACGACGGGCGGCACGGTGGAACGTTTCTCGGCCGGTAATGTCTATGGCCCGGTCGACCAGGTGCTCTATCCGACGCAGCATCTGATGGTCGAGTATATGGGCATGAAGTCGTATCCGCCCTTTGTCGCCTATGCCGCGCCGCGCATCGACGAGGCTGGCCGCAAGGCTTATCTGGAGCAATGGAGCGAGCGGCTGCTTGAGATCGTTAGCGAGAATGCCGACCGCGAACCGGTCAGCGCCTAA
- a CDS encoding SDR family NAD(P)-dependent oxidoreductase, which yields MSEQKNAYALGGKAVIVTGGSRGIGAQVARRFGAAGCKVAVFYRSGAEAADKVVRDIDAAGGQGMAVAADIADPDAVKAVVDGVAAKFGGIDVVVNCAGIAEYRPFEKTDAAMFHATFDTNVLGTIAVIQAALPHLPSPGGRIVNFSSALATRPIPTTAIYSASKGAINSLSHALAKELGPRGITVNTIAPGVIETEMTAKILEERGAAIKAMTPLGRIGQPDDIAGVALFLASPDAGWITGRTFIVDGGVSSL from the coding sequence ATGAGCGAGCAGAAAAACGCCTACGCGCTGGGCGGCAAAGCGGTGATCGTCACCGGCGGATCGCGCGGCATCGGCGCACAAGTGGCGCGCCGCTTCGGCGCCGCCGGCTGCAAGGTCGCCGTGTTTTATCGCAGCGGTGCCGAGGCCGCGGACAAGGTGGTCCGTGACATCGATGCCGCGGGCGGGCAGGGCATGGCTGTGGCCGCCGATATCGCCGATCCTGACGCGGTCAAGGCCGTGGTCGACGGCGTGGCGGCAAAGTTTGGCGGCATTGACGTCGTCGTGAACTGTGCCGGCATCGCCGAATATCGGCCGTTCGAGAAAACCGATGCCGCAATGTTCCATGCGACCTTCGATACCAATGTGCTTGGCACCATCGCGGTGATCCAGGCGGCGCTGCCGCACCTGCCGTCACCTGGCGGCCGTATCGTCAATTTTTCGTCGGCCTTGGCGACGCGGCCGATTCCGACCACGGCGATCTATTCGGCCTCGAAAGGCGCGATCAACTCGCTGTCGCATGCGCTTGCCAAGGAACTCGGCCCGCGCGGCATCACCGTCAACACCATCGCGCCAGGCGTTATCGAAACCGAGATGACCGCCAAGATTCTCGAGGAGCGTGGCGCCGCCATCAAGGCGATGACGCCGCTCGGCCGCATCGGCCAGCCTGACGACATTGCCGGCGTCGCGCTGTTTCTGGCTTCGCCCGATGCCGGCTGGATCACCGGCCGGACTTTCATTGTCGATGGCGGCGTCAGTTCGCTCTAG
- a CDS encoding TRAP transporter fused permease subunit: MFAKVVRTLAPGRARQLGKLENTVVSIIAVATTAFFLMLAFGIYVQSQYALNWFIGAILAVAFLTTTGNPDRPTGRSLFSWTAAIVSIAIPAYFTLMQPIYEMRLPMIDGLNLADQIAGVALILLVLEATRRCIGMTLVAVVLIFLLYGVFGHLLTGPFWHRELSLEDMLYQIVFTTNGLFGPALSVAALLVFAFVAFGTVLDAAGGGDFFFDVANGLVGKQVGGPAKVAVVSSGLYGSISGSPTSDVVTTGSFTIPLMIRTGLTPTYAAAVEATASTGGALLPPVMGTAAFLMSDFTGIPYSTIIISAIVPALLYYLSVFLAVHLRARADNLAPSATSSTKNIVTVLRHSWYYLIPIFILIWYVMTIDRPAFSAALALATLVPILFVRLKRPVAVGKALIDAFDDTTRRMTGIGVACAVAGLVVGTLAMTDLTGKISTALFVLAQGNALLTLIIATIIVIVLGMGMPTPAVYALASVLAAPALLALDIPLLPAHLFIVYFASMSAITPPVAVAAFAAGTIANANPMVIAVQCCRLAIVAFIIPYIFIYNTGVLMIGAPANIAFSIVTATAGVVALVFAQEGFVSKPIGAVTRLALTALGLALLAGESLLALLLGR; the protein is encoded by the coding sequence GTGTTCGCGAAAGTCGTGCGAACTCTGGCGCCAGGACGCGCGCGTCAGCTCGGGAAGCTCGAAAACACCGTCGTGTCGATCATTGCGGTCGCGACAACGGCGTTCTTCCTCATGCTGGCTTTCGGCATTTATGTGCAGAGCCAGTACGCCCTGAACTGGTTCATCGGCGCCATTCTTGCCGTCGCCTTCCTGACCACCACCGGCAATCCCGACCGGCCGACCGGACGCTCTCTTTTCTCGTGGACGGCGGCGATCGTTTCGATCGCGATACCAGCGTATTTCACGCTGATGCAGCCTATCTATGAAATGCGGCTGCCGATGATCGATGGGCTGAACCTCGCCGACCAGATCGCCGGTGTCGCCCTCATTCTCCTAGTGCTTGAAGCGACGCGCCGCTGTATCGGCATGACGCTGGTCGCGGTTGTCCTCATATTCCTGCTTTATGGCGTGTTCGGTCATTTGCTGACTGGTCCGTTCTGGCACCGCGAGCTCAGCCTCGAGGACATGCTCTACCAGATCGTGTTCACGACCAATGGACTGTTCGGGCCGGCACTCAGCGTCGCCGCGCTTCTGGTCTTCGCCTTCGTCGCTTTCGGCACTGTGCTCGATGCCGCAGGCGGCGGCGACTTCTTCTTCGACGTGGCCAACGGTCTCGTTGGCAAACAGGTCGGCGGACCGGCCAAGGTTGCCGTGGTGTCATCAGGCCTCTACGGCTCGATTTCAGGCTCGCCAACCTCCGACGTCGTGACCACCGGGTCGTTCACCATCCCGCTGATGATCCGCACCGGGCTGACGCCGACCTACGCCGCGGCGGTCGAAGCCACCGCCTCGACCGGCGGCGCGCTGCTGCCGCCGGTGATGGGCACCGCAGCGTTCCTGATGTCGGATTTCACCGGCATTCCCTACAGCACGATCATCATCTCGGCCATCGTGCCGGCGCTGCTCTATTATCTCTCTGTGTTCCTCGCGGTGCATCTGCGCGCCCGCGCGGACAATCTCGCGCCGTCGGCCACCAGCAGCACGAAAAACATCGTCACCGTTCTGCGGCATAGCTGGTACTACCTGATCCCGATTTTCATCCTGATCTGGTACGTGATGACGATCGACCGCCCGGCTTTCTCGGCGGCGCTGGCACTTGCCACGCTCGTGCCCATCCTTTTTGTCCGCCTCAAACGGCCAGTCGCCGTCGGCAAGGCGCTCATCGACGCATTCGACGATACGACGCGGCGCATGACCGGCATCGGCGTCGCCTGCGCCGTCGCCGGCCTGGTCGTCGGCACACTGGCCATGACCGATCTCACCGGCAAGATCTCGACGGCCCTGTTCGTTCTCGCCCAGGGCAACGCCCTGCTGACCCTGATCATCGCCACGATCATCGTCATCGTGCTCGGCATGGGCATGCCGACCCCGGCTGTCTATGCGCTCGCCTCGGTGCTAGCGGCACCGGCTTTGCTCGCGCTCGACATTCCGCTGCTGCCTGCGCACCTGTTCATCGTCTATTTCGCCTCGATGTCGGCGATTACGCCGCCGGTCGCGGTCGCCGCCTTCGCCGCGGGTACCATCGCCAATGCCAATCCGATGGTCATCGCCGTGCAATGCTGCCGGCTGGCGATCGTGGCCTTCATCATCCCTTACATCTTCATCTATAACACCGGCGTGCTCATGATCGGCGCGCCGGCGAACATTGCATTCTCCATCGTCACGGCGACCGCCGGTGTCGTCGCGCTGGTTTTCGCCCAGGAAGGCTTTGTTTCGAAGCCGATCGGCGCCGTCACCCGCCTCGCGCTGACCGCTTTGGGGCTGGCGCTTCTGGCCGGAGAATCGCTGTTGGCACTGCTGCTCGGACGCTAG
- a CDS encoding TAXI family TRAP transporter solute-binding subunit: protein MQRHLKRSLFAALGLSAALAAGTAVADPLKITLSGGSVGGAWSAMGAAIGQTIQQQVPGSSFTYEPGVDAANLILVTEGKAQLGIAHAQMALRATKGEAPFKSKITSLRAIALLDPAATIQIVARKDAPFTGLDQIAKEKKPVRIALNKRGTMMAIAGEQVFEAAGISMKDVAAWGGRVEYVAYNDGLDMLKAGQVDIVLNMLAFPSSQLNRLANDMPLKMLAIPDAAIAKINAEAGTKSVTIPAKTYSFEAADVKTVTGFVALYASDKMSDADAETITKGLINHFDYLTKAYPSFARMGKKGLTDVGPIGLAPGAMKAYKDAGLL, encoded by the coding sequence ATGCAACGTCACCTGAAGCGATCTCTTTTCGCCGCCCTCGGCCTGAGCGCGGCCCTCGCAGCCGGCACGGCCGTCGCCGATCCGCTGAAGATCACCCTGTCCGGCGGTTCGGTCGGCGGCGCCTGGAGCGCCATGGGCGCCGCCATCGGCCAGACCATCCAGCAGCAGGTGCCCGGCTCCTCGTTCACTTATGAACCCGGCGTCGATGCCGCGAACCTCATCCTCGTGACCGAAGGCAAGGCCCAACTCGGCATCGCCCATGCGCAAATGGCGCTGCGGGCCACGAAAGGCGAGGCGCCGTTCAAATCGAAGATTACCAGCCTCCGTGCCATCGCCCTGCTCGATCCGGCCGCCACCATCCAGATCGTCGCACGCAAGGATGCTCCGTTCACCGGGCTCGACCAGATCGCCAAAGAGAAGAAGCCGGTCCGCATCGCGCTCAACAAGCGCGGCACGATGATGGCGATCGCCGGCGAACAGGTTTTCGAAGCTGCCGGCATCTCGATGAAGGATGTCGCCGCTTGGGGCGGCCGTGTCGAATACGTCGCCTATAATGACGGCCTCGACATGCTCAAGGCCGGTCAGGTCGACATTGTCCTCAACATGCTCGCCTTCCCCTCGTCGCAGCTCAACCGGCTTGCCAACGACATGCCGCTGAAGATGCTGGCGATCCCGGATGCGGCCATCGCCAAGATCAATGCCGAAGCCGGCACCAAGAGCGTGACCATTCCGGCCAAGACCTATTCGTTCGAAGCCGCTGACGTAAAGACCGTGACCGGCTTCGTCGCCCTCTATGCTTCCGACAAGATGTCGGACGCCGACGCGGAAACGATCACCAAGGGCCTGATCAATCACTTCGACTATCTGACCAAGGCCTATCCGTCGTTCGCGCGCATGGGCAAGAAGGGCCTGACCGACGTCGGCCCGATCGGTCTCGCACCCGGCGCGATGAAGGCCTACAAGGACGCCGGGCTGCTCTAA
- the nadC gene encoding carboxylating nicotinate-nucleotide diphosphorylase has protein sequence MLDRYMTGRLFDLWFAEDIGSCDLTAQSMIDADAKAKFRMNAREPQTVAGLEVGAAVFRHYDPTIEVTLTAEDGDKAVKGTSLMVVSGPARSLLTAERTALNIVQHMSGIATETARFVAAIAGTKAKLIDTRKTTPGLRMLEKHAVLCGGGANHRLGLDGGVMIKDNHIAVAGSIKAAVARARAAIPSLIKIEVECDRLDQVQECIDAGADVIMLDNMSLDDMRAAVKLVNGRIPLEASGGVRYETVRGIAETGVDYISTSRITQAAPAVDIGLDEA, from the coding sequence ATGCTTGATCGTTACATGACCGGCCGCCTGTTCGATCTGTGGTTTGCCGAGGACATTGGCTCCTGCGATCTGACGGCCCAGTCGATGATCGATGCCGACGCCAAGGCCAAATTCCGCATGAATGCCCGCGAACCGCAGACCGTGGCCGGTCTCGAGGTCGGCGCCGCCGTGTTTCGCCATTACGATCCGACGATTGAGGTGACTCTCACCGCCGAGGATGGCGACAAGGCGGTGAAGGGCACCAGCCTCATGGTTGTATCCGGTCCGGCCCGCAGCCTACTCACCGCCGAGCGCACCGCGCTCAATATCGTGCAGCACATGTCAGGCATCGCCACCGAAACTGCGCGATTTGTCGCGGCCATTGCCGGCACCAAGGCGAAGCTGATCGACACCCGCAAGACCACGCCCGGCCTGCGCATGCTGGAAAAGCACGCCGTGTTGTGCGGCGGCGGCGCCAATCATCGTCTCGGCCTCGATGGCGGCGTCATGATCAAGGACAATCACATCGCGGTGGCCGGCAGCATCAAGGCGGCGGTCGCGCGCGCCCGGGCGGCGATCCCGTCGCTGATCAAGATCGAGGTCGAATGCGATCGCCTCGACCAGGTGCAGGAATGCATCGACGCCGGCGCCGACGTCATCATGTTGGACAACATGTCGCTCGACGACATGCGCGCCGCCGTCAAGCTCGTGAACGGACGCATTCCGCTGGAAGCGTCCGGCGGCGTGCGCTACGAAACGGTGCGCGGCATCGCCGAGACCGGTGTCGATTACATCTCCACCAGCCGCATCACCCAGGCGGCGCCCGCTGTCGATATCGGGCTGGACGAAGCATAA
- the phnN gene encoding phosphonate metabolism protein/1,5-bisphosphokinase (PRPP-forming) PhnN: protein MAAGTLFLVVGPSGVGKDTLLDGARARLKDDARFLFARRVITRAADAGGEDHEAVTSEEFARRKVAGGFLLTWSAHGLDYGLPMALSEALEQGRNVVANGSRATIAELAKLVPHLTVVEITAPPEAVAARLRARGREDEAQVAERISRTVPAMPDGVDVIRIVNDVDVATGIGRLVAALSEPRS, encoded by the coding sequence ATGGCCGCAGGGACGCTCTTTCTGGTCGTGGGTCCGAGCGGCGTCGGCAAGGACACGCTGCTCGACGGCGCGCGCGCCCGGCTCAAGGACGATGCGCGCTTTTTGTTTGCCCGGCGCGTCATTACGCGCGCGGCTGACGCCGGCGGCGAAGATCATGAAGCCGTCACATCGGAAGAATTCGCGCGGCGCAAGGTGGCGGGCGGATTCCTGCTGACATGGTCGGCGCACGGTCTCGACTATGGTTTGCCGATGGCGTTGTCGGAAGCGCTGGAGCAGGGCCGTAACGTAGTGGCGAACGGGTCGCGCGCGACCATTGCCGAACTGGCGAAGCTGGTGCCGCATCTGACGGTGGTCGAGATCACCGCGCCGCCCGAAGCGGTGGCCGCGCGATTACGCGCGCGGGGGCGCGAGGATGAAGCGCAGGTGGCTGAACGCATATCGCGCACCGTGCCAGCCATGCCGGATGGCGTCGATGTCATTCGTATTGTCAACGATGTCGATGTCGCGACCGGCATCGGCAGACTGGTTGCCGCGCTGTCGGAGCCACGGTCGTGA
- a CDS encoding thymidine phosphorylase family protein, whose product MKLRALPIDSWRDHMAYLPAASTEVAAADFLGPGRIEISDGTRSIRASVHVIDDGRLLDAGEIGLSRSAFDALGLPEGAQVHIERTPSPQSAEALRAKLRGDELSDGQIATLIRDMVAGRYPDREMAAFLVAATRGLTDREVVALARARAEFTDRLTWDEPMVVDKHSMGGIPGSRITMIVVPLVAAHGLAIPKTSSRAITSAAGTADAMETLARVDLTSADVRRVVAEARGCVAWNGRLNHSAVDDVMNAITRPLGLDSTRWSVASILSKKLAAGSTHVIIDLPYGPQTKLKTQGEAAELAALFERIGQGLGLVVEAHATDGSRPIGRGVGPALEARDILAVLDGEPDAPADLREKALFFAGRILAWDPKIGSQEVGQERARDLLASGAGSEALERIVDAQGRRQPPVLPGPYIHMVNADRSGTIAGIDGWTVAGLARLAGAPSNLSSGLDLMHDVGDSVRAGEPLYVIHAGTESDLATAANAAAAAHGFLING is encoded by the coding sequence GTGAAGCTGCGCGCGCTGCCGATCGATAGTTGGCGCGACCACATGGCCTATCTGCCGGCGGCCAGCACGGAAGTCGCGGCCGCGGATTTCCTCGGGCCAGGCCGCATCGAGATATCGGACGGCACGCGCAGCATCCGCGCCTCGGTCCATGTCATCGATGATGGACGGTTGCTCGATGCCGGCGAGATCGGCCTGTCGCGCAGCGCCTTCGATGCTTTGGGGCTGCCCGAAGGCGCTCAGGTTCACATCGAGCGCACGCCGTCACCGCAAAGTGCCGAAGCGCTGCGCGCCAAATTGCGCGGCGATGAACTGAGCGATGGCCAGATCGCCACCTTGATCCGCGACATGGTGGCGGGCCGCTATCCCGACCGCGAAATGGCGGCCTTTCTCGTCGCCGCGACGCGTGGACTGACCGACCGCGAGGTCGTGGCTTTGGCCCGCGCGCGCGCCGAGTTCACCGACCGGCTCACCTGGGACGAGCCCATGGTGGTCGACAAGCATTCCATGGGCGGCATTCCCGGCAGCCGCATCACCATGATTGTGGTGCCTTTGGTCGCGGCGCATGGCCTCGCCATCCCGAAGACGTCATCCCGCGCCATCACCTCCGCCGCCGGCACCGCCGACGCGATGGAAACTTTGGCGCGGGTCGATCTGACCTCGGCCGATGTCCGCCGGGTCGTCGCCGAGGCGCGCGGCTGCGTTGCCTGGAACGGCCGGCTCAATCACTCGGCCGTCGATGACGTGATGAACGCGATCACCCGGCCGCTCGGCCTCGACTCGACGCGCTGGTCGGTGGCGTCGATCTTGTCGAAGAAGCTCGCCGCCGGCTCGACCCATGTCATTATAGACCTGCCCTATGGCCCGCAGACCAAGCTGAAAACGCAAGGCGAGGCCGCCGAACTGGCCGCGTTGTTCGAGCGCATCGGACAGGGGCTCGGCCTTGTCGTCGAGGCACATGCCACCGACGGCTCAAGACCGATCGGACGCGGCGTCGGTCCAGCGCTGGAAGCGCGCGATATCCTGGCTGTGCTCGACGGCGAACCGGACGCCCCGGCCGATCTGCGCGAAAAGGCCTTGTTCTTCGCCGGTCGCATTCTCGCCTGGGATCCGAAGATCGGCTCGCAGGAGGTGGGGCAGGAGCGGGCCCGCGATCTTCTCGCGTCGGGCGCCGGCAGCGAGGCGCTCGAGCGCATCGTCGACGCGCAGGGCCGCCGGCAGCCGCCGGTCCTGCCGGGCCCTTATATTCACATGGTCAATGCCGATCGCTCCGGCACGATCGCCGGCATCGACGGCTGGACCGTGGCCGGCTTGGCACGCTTGGCAGGCGCGCCGAGCAACCTCTCCTCCGGCCTCGATCTCATGCATGATGTGGGAGACTCAGTAAGAGCGGGCGAGCCGCTCTATGTCATCCACGCCGGCACCGAGTCCGATCTCGCCACCGCGGCGAATGCGGCTGCTGCCGCGCACGGCTTTCTGATCAACGGCTAA